In Pseudomonas fluorescens NCIMB 11764, a single window of DNA contains:
- a CDS encoding dermonecrotic toxin domain-containing protein, whose amino-acid sequence MPDTASPSADNILTQLVTGPSIREVAATALGPALNALYPPLKIDPTLATVVTPTWVETGGDVVPGSNLYESLTDVLVRIGLSGSTVTLIDGEHFLTLQPGVDPPAQLPVNITAIGSLINTLASQLFIAYQQQQLDYWNQETSASTPRWHQLSQALQDIWNLDEATDWDADQKAMARAVFTHPDRATRRQHDKYLTKACLIDTECTANAVTEHLRVLDIAVFVGTLDTRTLVLTHSIAEGFKHYDSVAALGAALFAHPGSSSTGQTLQWRLYEPEGNFFHHQACALIALEAEAIGAFNSFQNAAPASLSPQISAAAKSFTEFEALPSSRFNKVQGLLTGWLNNALSADLTRYSRHLMDLAQLREQDAGKTFDEGIAALPEFALQTLREQMIKDHPAAASLNLEDVQISITSVVVLGAVVIPGKTQTVTLSLIELALQNLIAVPLGNKTVQYKNGDPVPVWMTPAYLENLVTQVDIGAVYPALIKRKLLDDSQETVRRQALYTRHLRTQLPLQALQHKMRGEAGIDERGYQYVNAALQQNAAERRVNGQEIVIRPLAFIAGNRADSKVDEVANMFVIGPKSADQGPCLLYRPLLVPSLLQYPNEANLLYAIKHEKSLRQSVLAWLADDVRFNYSQYVFCGELPSVWTLTQLLVDPTSALGKMGAVSLSAAALDDVSLAPLFKANANAMMTLADRQSVSNTQARWATLKHGAWMLFNVALPFLGRTAGVAGWIWQIMDDLQAITEAKENEDSESAWSALTDLLLTLGMVLAHRAASRHKPVTRLIEKVEPPVTPPIKPAHKITVTRLPDLDQLPHTHETSLHAVATLPPVALGTLLDELEIAEPKGMAVASSAPGPHQHLSSLNGKWYAKVGQRWFEVTLNDNHDVQITDSRLSPTRSGPLLVKNTKGEWFIDTRLRLRGGGKERQRLEQQNKERLAELKQQMIAFEGQTKSRETELKEAEKKAQAPTATDNHRRLYLEMLDAQMSFISANIEQMKAFNAREAIPNYRKAMISRLDFQLSLLEKWFNHQRPVFDNQMRLSLDLLDTQRTEDTQTARQTYQLTSDLTAAYIEKIEFAQSRFEQLNLLGKEAVEVIRDVKTNMPPFDLQDLKLFQITLGQELCLDTSVAATHEARPALETVVENAALAIQASLDLAGDDDVLRLPERIEGLSDLVEQLAITDQRIIDLPGEFPGQFLQSPLDLMRQRIDAFQKNTVKHLASLLRERQALEPQPGPSRLPVVPAKRIIKTRYNGTVVGQLRADSAADGSELIDVTSTLTGKVISTFHEKTPGVWVERVAAKAVPSVVIPPDLDASIVQGQALLDGLETFIRRTDAHSKGPRRIPVEIEEMFHQQAHRLQEVAKAIDEALISSNAIDGGPGSAVTLAKQLNDAAIRLYSQGRTTRISMTKLQPPTAERVQWLQSEGQVDIVKNPGRRLLKNRKKDYLEEYEVRDHTSKNVLWYAHFHYSEPASPAQTFTAAHLKTVQQRLLGGAFEARSANDDLHAISIYRSEISPQLATTLFFAKVPPSASKS is encoded by the coding sequence ATGCCCGACACCGCTTCCCCGAGTGCAGATAACATACTGACCCAACTGGTCACCGGTCCCTCGATCAGAGAGGTTGCAGCGACTGCATTGGGGCCTGCACTCAACGCGCTTTATCCGCCGTTGAAGATTGACCCGACGCTCGCCACGGTCGTCACTCCGACCTGGGTCGAGACCGGCGGCGATGTCGTGCCCGGCAGTAATCTGTATGAATCGCTTACCGATGTGTTGGTGCGGATCGGGTTGTCGGGTTCGACGGTGACACTCATCGACGGTGAACATTTCCTGACCCTGCAACCGGGCGTTGACCCGCCGGCTCAACTGCCGGTAAACATTACGGCCATCGGATCGCTGATCAATACGCTCGCTTCGCAGCTGTTCATTGCCTACCAGCAACAGCAACTTGATTACTGGAATCAGGAGACAAGCGCTTCGACCCCGCGCTGGCATCAGCTCTCGCAAGCGCTGCAGGACATCTGGAACCTCGATGAGGCCACGGACTGGGATGCCGACCAAAAAGCCATGGCCCGTGCCGTGTTCACTCATCCCGATCGGGCCACACGGCGCCAACACGACAAGTACCTGACCAAGGCCTGCCTGATCGACACAGAATGCACAGCAAACGCGGTGACCGAACATCTGCGGGTTCTGGATATCGCTGTTTTCGTGGGTACGCTGGATACCCGAACCCTGGTCCTGACGCACTCGATTGCCGAAGGCTTCAAGCACTACGACTCTGTTGCGGCGCTGGGTGCCGCATTGTTTGCCCATCCTGGGTCGTCAAGTACCGGGCAGACGCTGCAATGGCGTCTGTACGAACCCGAAGGCAATTTCTTTCATCACCAGGCATGTGCGCTGATCGCACTCGAAGCCGAAGCCATCGGTGCCTTCAACTCCTTTCAGAACGCTGCACCCGCGAGTCTTTCACCGCAGATCAGCGCGGCAGCAAAAAGCTTCACGGAATTTGAAGCCCTGCCCTCGTCGCGCTTCAACAAGGTTCAGGGGTTACTGACAGGCTGGTTGAACAACGCATTGTCAGCGGACCTGACCCGTTACAGCCGACACCTGATGGACCTGGCGCAGTTGCGGGAGCAGGACGCTGGAAAAACCTTCGACGAAGGCATCGCCGCACTGCCCGAATTTGCCCTGCAAACCTTGCGAGAACAGATGATCAAAGATCATCCAGCGGCGGCGAGCCTGAACCTTGAGGACGTGCAAATCAGCATCACCAGCGTCGTTGTCCTGGGCGCTGTCGTGATACCCGGCAAAACGCAGACCGTCACGCTGTCGCTGATCGAACTGGCGTTGCAAAACCTGATTGCCGTTCCGCTGGGTAACAAGACGGTGCAGTACAAAAACGGCGACCCGGTGCCCGTCTGGATGACGCCCGCCTACCTGGAGAACCTCGTCACCCAGGTGGATATCGGCGCGGTTTACCCGGCACTGATCAAGCGCAAGTTGCTTGATGACTCGCAAGAAACAGTGCGCCGACAAGCGCTCTATACGCGTCATTTACGCACCCAGTTGCCCTTGCAGGCGCTGCAACACAAGATGCGCGGCGAAGCCGGTATCGATGAACGAGGCTACCAGTACGTCAACGCGGCCCTGCAGCAAAACGCGGCCGAGCGCCGAGTGAACGGACAGGAGATTGTCATTCGCCCGTTGGCCTTCATCGCCGGCAATCGCGCCGACAGCAAGGTCGACGAAGTCGCCAACATGTTCGTCATCGGTCCGAAGTCCGCTGATCAGGGACCCTGTCTGCTCTACCGGCCATTGCTCGTCCCCTCGCTGCTGCAGTACCCGAACGAGGCCAATCTGCTGTATGCGATCAAGCACGAAAAGTCCCTTCGCCAATCGGTTCTGGCGTGGCTGGCCGACGACGTGCGCTTCAACTATTCCCAGTATGTGTTTTGCGGTGAATTGCCTTCGGTCTGGACCCTGACCCAGTTGCTGGTCGATCCCACGTCAGCGCTGGGCAAGATGGGCGCGGTGTCGCTCAGTGCGGCAGCCCTTGATGACGTTTCACTGGCGCCCCTGTTCAAAGCCAACGCCAACGCCATGATGACCCTGGCTGACCGGCAATCGGTATCCAACACGCAAGCCCGCTGGGCGACGCTCAAGCATGGCGCATGGATGCTGTTCAACGTCGCCCTGCCCTTTCTTGGTCGCACTGCCGGGGTTGCCGGGTGGATCTGGCAGATCATGGACGACTTGCAGGCAATCACGGAGGCCAAAGAGAACGAAGACAGCGAATCTGCCTGGTCCGCCCTGACCGATTTGCTGTTGACGCTCGGCATGGTGCTGGCCCATCGGGCTGCCTCTCGCCATAAACCCGTCACGCGCCTGATCGAAAAAGTCGAGCCGCCGGTCACGCCGCCAATCAAGCCAGCGCACAAAATCACGGTCACTCGTCTGCCCGACCTCGATCAACTGCCTCATACCCATGAAACGTCTTTGCACGCCGTCGCTACGCTGCCGCCTGTCGCGTTGGGCACCTTGCTGGATGAACTGGAGATCGCCGAACCCAAGGGAATGGCCGTCGCCTCCAGCGCGCCCGGCCCTCACCAACATCTCAGCTCACTTAACGGAAAATGGTATGCGAAGGTCGGCCAACGATGGTTCGAAGTCACGCTCAACGACAATCACGACGTGCAGATCACTGACTCACGCCTGTCCCCCACGCGCAGCGGGCCGTTGTTGGTCAAGAACACCAAAGGCGAATGGTTTATCGATACGCGACTGAGACTTAGGGGCGGGGGCAAGGAGAGGCAACGGCTGGAACAGCAAAACAAGGAGCGCCTGGCTGAACTGAAACAGCAAATGATCGCGTTCGAGGGCCAGACCAAAAGTCGGGAAACAGAACTCAAGGAAGCAGAAAAAAAAGCACAGGCACCTACGGCAACCGACAACCATCGTCGCCTGTACCTTGAAATGCTCGACGCGCAGATGTCATTCATCAGCGCCAACATTGAACAGATGAAAGCGTTCAATGCTCGCGAAGCCATTCCCAATTACCGGAAAGCGATGATCAGCCGCCTGGATTTCCAGTTATCGCTGCTGGAAAAATGGTTCAACCACCAGCGCCCTGTTTTCGACAATCAGATGCGTCTCTCCCTCGACCTGCTCGACACACAGCGAACGGAAGACACGCAGACCGCCCGACAGACCTATCAACTCACGAGTGATCTGACCGCCGCTTACATCGAGAAAATCGAATTCGCGCAATCACGCTTCGAGCAACTGAACCTGCTCGGCAAAGAAGCCGTGGAAGTGATCCGTGACGTCAAGACCAACATGCCGCCGTTCGATTTACAGGACCTCAAACTGTTCCAGATCACACTGGGCCAGGAGTTGTGCCTCGATACTTCTGTTGCAGCCACACACGAAGCACGCCCGGCGCTGGAGACCGTAGTCGAAAACGCAGCGCTCGCCATTCAGGCTTCACTGGATCTGGCCGGCGACGACGATGTGTTGCGTTTGCCGGAGCGAATCGAAGGGCTCAGTGATCTGGTGGAGCAACTCGCGATCACCGATCAGCGCATCATCGATCTGCCTGGCGAGTTTCCCGGTCAGTTCCTGCAATCACCGCTCGACCTGATGCGCCAACGTATCGACGCGTTTCAAAAAAACACGGTGAAGCACCTGGCGAGCCTGTTGCGCGAGCGACAGGCGCTGGAGCCGCAACCGGGCCCTTCCCGCCTGCCGGTCGTTCCCGCCAAGCGCATCATCAAGACTCGTTACAACGGCACGGTGGTCGGCCAACTCCGCGCCGACTCTGCGGCGGACGGATCAGAACTGATCGACGTCACGTCGACGCTGACGGGCAAAGTCATTTCGACGTTTCATGAGAAAACCCCAGGGGTATGGGTTGAAAGAGTCGCCGCGAAAGCGGTTCCTTCCGTCGTTATTCCACCGGATCTGGATGCAAGCATTGTTCAGGGTCAGGCATTGCTGGACGGGCTGGAGACGTTCATTCGCCGAACGGACGCCCATTCAAAAGGACCGCGGCGAATTCCCGTGGAAATCGAGGAAATGTTCCATCAGCAGGCCCATCGATTGCAGGAGGTCGCCAAGGCCATCGACGAAGCGCTGATTTCCAGCAACGCCATCGATGGCGGTCCGGGATCGGCCGTCACACTGGCCAAACAACTCAATGACGCAGCAATCCGGCTCTACAGCCAGGGACGCACAACGCGAATCAGCATGACCAAGCTGCAGCCGCCTACGGCAGAGCGTGTTCAGTGGCTGCAAAGCGAAGGTCAGGTCGACATCGTCAAGAACCCCGGCCGGCGGTTGCTCAAAAACCGTAAAAAAGACTACCTCGAGGAATACGAAGTCCGTGACCACACCAGCAAAAATGTTCTGTGGTATGCCCACTTTCACTATTCAGAGCCCGCATCGCCTGCACAAACTTTCACCGCGGCGCATCTGAAAACGGTGCAGCAACGGCTGCTGGGCGGCGCGTTCGAAGCTCGCAGTGCGAATGACGATCTCCATGCGATCTCGATCTATCGCAGCGAAATCAGTCCACAACTGGCAACAACACTGTTCTTCGCAAAGGTGCCGCCATCGGCGTCAAAATCGTAA